A genomic window from Candidatus Eremiobacteraceae bacterium includes:
- a CDS encoding M1 family aminopeptidase, producing MTHAYCRRADASAAPSGNGRKPFALPGAKQRYAPDRPARVDHIALTLSFDFDEKILFGKCATTFTAVGKQLSSIEFDAAQLTIRRVRGPRGAALPFSMQGAKLRVQLPKLAAGRSTSVIVEYEARQPRQGIYFIGPDEGYPAKPVHVWTQGQDQDAHYWFPCIDYPNAKATTEVTATVPKAFFVLSNGRLIGTTENKSAKTKTYHWKMETPHVTYLVSCVAGKFSGRTSTVKGTPVSYYVHPGREADGERSFGKTPAMVKFFSDRLRFPYPYAQYSQIAVSDFIFGGMENTTATTQTDTTLHDARAHLDFSSDGLVAHELAHQWFGDLLTCKDWSHAWLNEGFATYFEALFKEFDLGKDEFDYYRLEMQARYLHEDSQHYRRSIVTSIFGEPVEIFDRHLYEKGACVLHMVRAELGDDLFWQSLHAYVTTNQRRNVETVDLGRAIEETTGRNFAPFFDQWVFKAGHPEFRVRYTWDAEGGQARVDVAQAQTVDDATPLFRVPIAVEFGFGRGKSERRQIVCDASQQTFAFALASEPQTFCFDPDADIIKTIELEVPTEMLVRQLERDSRIATRIQAIRALAKEASPDAVAAIAHALQRDPFWGVQADAARALGRIRGAEPFRALLRARSVKHPKARRAVAEALGEFHTDAAFEALEPLLKKDASYFVEAQAAHSIGKTKAKRAYATLTSALAKKESWQEAIRGGIFAGLADLGDERAVPTILAWTAYGRPAAARRTAVTALGKLGEGRKDVRDTLLDLLDDRNYHVRIASIDALQTMHESAAIEPLERLAAQDVDGRLKRRCMEAAASIREHLSKPAEVQRMRDELSSVRDAHRALQERLASLEAAAKPARKPRRSRS from the coding sequence ATGACCCACGCCTACTGCCGACGCGCCGACGCTAGCGCCGCGCCGAGCGGCAACGGACGCAAACCTTTTGCTCTTCCGGGAGCAAAGCAGCGCTACGCGCCGGACCGCCCTGCACGTGTCGATCACATAGCGCTGACGCTCTCGTTCGACTTCGACGAAAAGATATTGTTCGGCAAGTGCGCCACGACGTTTACCGCCGTGGGCAAGCAGCTGAGCTCGATCGAGTTCGACGCGGCGCAGCTGACGATCCGTCGCGTGCGCGGCCCGCGCGGCGCGGCGCTGCCGTTCAGCATGCAAGGTGCGAAACTCCGCGTGCAGTTGCCGAAACTCGCGGCCGGCCGATCCACATCCGTTATCGTGGAGTACGAAGCGCGCCAGCCGCGCCAGGGCATCTACTTCATCGGTCCGGATGAAGGCTACCCGGCCAAGCCCGTCCATGTCTGGACGCAAGGCCAGGATCAAGACGCCCACTACTGGTTTCCGTGCATCGACTATCCCAACGCCAAAGCCACGACCGAAGTGACTGCGACGGTGCCGAAAGCGTTCTTCGTGCTCAGCAACGGACGGTTGATCGGCACGACTGAGAACAAGAGCGCAAAGACCAAGACGTATCATTGGAAGATGGAGACGCCGCACGTCACGTATCTCGTGTCGTGCGTCGCGGGAAAATTCTCGGGTCGCACGTCCACGGTGAAAGGAACGCCCGTCTCGTACTACGTCCATCCTGGACGCGAGGCCGACGGCGAGCGATCGTTTGGAAAGACGCCTGCGATGGTGAAATTCTTCAGCGATCGTCTCCGCTTTCCGTATCCGTATGCGCAATACTCGCAGATCGCCGTCTCGGATTTCATCTTCGGCGGCATGGAGAACACCACCGCGACAACACAGACCGACACGACGCTGCACGATGCGCGCGCGCATCTCGATTTCTCAAGCGATGGACTCGTGGCCCACGAATTGGCCCACCAATGGTTCGGCGATCTCCTCACGTGCAAAGATTGGTCTCACGCCTGGCTCAACGAAGGCTTTGCGACCTATTTCGAGGCGCTGTTCAAAGAATTCGATCTTGGGAAAGATGAGTTCGACTATTATCGCCTTGAGATGCAGGCGCGCTACCTGCATGAGGATTCTCAGCACTACCGCCGGTCGATCGTCACGAGCATTTTCGGCGAACCGGTCGAGATCTTCGACCGCCATCTGTACGAAAAAGGAGCCTGCGTGCTCCACATGGTCCGGGCGGAACTCGGCGACGACCTCTTCTGGCAATCGCTGCACGCATACGTCACGACCAATCAGCGGCGCAACGTGGAAACCGTGGATCTCGGCCGCGCGATAGAAGAGACGACGGGCCGCAACTTTGCTCCGTTCTTCGACCAATGGGTTTTCAAGGCCGGCCACCCGGAGTTTCGCGTGCGTTATACCTGGGATGCCGAAGGTGGTCAGGCTCGCGTCGATGTGGCGCAAGCGCAAACGGTCGACGATGCGACGCCGTTGTTCCGCGTGCCTATCGCAGTCGAATTCGGCTTCGGACGCGGCAAATCCGAACGACGCCAGATCGTCTGCGACGCCTCGCAGCAGACGTTTGCATTCGCCCTCGCTTCGGAGCCGCAGACTTTCTGTTTCGATCCCGACGCTGATATCATCAAGACGATCGAACTCGAAGTTCCGACCGAGATGCTCGTGCGACAATTGGAACGCGACTCGCGGATTGCCACGCGCATACAGGCGATCAGAGCGCTTGCCAAAGAGGCGTCGCCTGATGCGGTGGCGGCCATCGCGCATGCCTTGCAGCGGGACCCGTTCTGGGGGGTCCAAGCAGATGCTGCGCGCGCCCTTGGCCGGATCCGAGGTGCCGAGCCGTTTCGCGCACTGCTTCGGGCTCGTTCGGTCAAGCATCCAAAGGCGCGCCGCGCCGTGGCGGAGGCGCTCGGCGAGTTCCACACCGACGCCGCCTTTGAAGCGCTCGAACCGCTCTTGAAGAAGGATGCATCCTATTTCGTCGAGGCACAGGCCGCGCATTCCATCGGCAAGACGAAGGCGAAACGCGCGTACGCCACGTTGACGAGCGCACTTGCGAAGAAAGAATCGTGGCAGGAGGCGATCCGCGGCGGCATTTTCGCGGGCCTTGCCGATCTAGGCGATGAGCGCGCGGTACCGACTATTCTCGCGTGGACGGCCTACGGACGTCCGGCCGCCGCACGGCGCACCGCCGTGACCGCGCTGGGCAAGCTCGGTGAAGGACGCAAGGATGTACGGGATACGTTGCTGGACCTGCTGGACGACCGCAACTATCATGTTCGCATCGCGTCGATCGACGCGTTGCAGACGATGCACGAGAGCGCAGCCATCGAGCCGTTAGAGCGGTTGGCCGCGCAAGATGTCGATGGACGACTGAAGCGGCGCTGCATGGAAGCGGCAGCGAGCATACGAGAACATTTGAGCAAACCGGCGGAAGTGCAGAGGATGCGCGACGAGTTGTCGAGCGTGCGTGACGCGCACCGGGCGCTGCAAGAACGCCTGGCGTCTCTCGAAGCTGCGGCAAAGCCGGCACGCAAACCCCGCCGATCGAGAAGCTGA
- a CDS encoding elongation factor G, which translates to MAAPSVGGVRNVAFVGPHHSGKTTLVEALLALGGAIPRKGAVTDGTATTNHDAESIAHQMSVAPAFAHLQVGDIRVNLIDCPGAVDFFEETKFVLLAADAAVIVVEADPNRLPLVESLVDYVERMRMPHCFVVNRMDRPGADFPTTYARLREKFGGHVVAEQAPIGQGDSFAGFVNVVSMQAFKYGADGKAAPTALPGNAEDKTHEQLLEALADFDDHLMEEILEGTEPPLEEVERDLSDDVSADNIIPVVVASGIRGCGVPELLDLIVRQFPDGAQVARTAEDGTKVTPAQSGPVIAQVCKTFVHPQSGKLSVARIFSGTLTPDAQLTSVGHPDVKERPGGLYDLQGKTQSAIAAAGPGSVVAIARLEATHTGDTLCTGTAKVRMPVPKLLKSAFAMAVRPHDRADEAKLSQLIVRMKEEDPSIAAERAEFTDELVLRGHGEMHLTITVERMQRKYNVRLDTQLPQVPYRETIMTKTQQQGRYKHQTGGHGMFGDVHLEIQPLPRGSGIKFADKIVGGVVPKQFFPGVEKGVREALEKGPIGGYPVVDVGVTLYDGSYHNVDSNEASFKMAAALAMREGLPKCRPSLLEPIQRVEITVPSGYTSTVMQHVTGKRGQILSYGASEGREGWDTVQALVPQAELGRYLTELRTATQGLGYFVAEHDHFEFAPPKVVQTVTEARREPVAAR; encoded by the coding sequence ATGGCGGCTCCAAGCGTTGGGGGTGTCCGCAACGTCGCCTTCGTCGGTCCGCATCACAGCGGAAAGACGACACTCGTCGAAGCGCTGCTTGCGCTCGGCGGCGCGATTCCCCGCAAAGGCGCGGTGACCGATGGGACCGCGACGACGAATCACGATGCGGAATCCATCGCTCATCAGATGTCCGTGGCGCCGGCCTTCGCCCACCTCCAGGTGGGCGACATCCGCGTGAATCTCATCGACTGCCCAGGGGCGGTCGATTTTTTTGAAGAGACGAAATTCGTGCTCTTGGCTGCTGACGCCGCCGTCATCGTCGTCGAAGCCGATCCCAATCGTCTCCCGCTCGTCGAGTCGCTCGTCGATTACGTCGAGCGGATGCGCATGCCGCACTGCTTTGTCGTCAACCGCATGGACCGGCCCGGCGCGGACTTTCCGACAACCTACGCGCGCCTGCGCGAGAAATTCGGCGGGCACGTGGTCGCAGAGCAGGCGCCGATCGGGCAAGGCGACTCGTTTGCGGGCTTCGTCAACGTCGTGAGCATGCAGGCGTTCAAATACGGCGCCGACGGCAAAGCCGCTCCGACCGCGCTGCCGGGCAACGCGGAAGATAAAACTCACGAGCAGCTGCTGGAAGCGCTGGCCGATTTCGACGATCATCTAATGGAAGAGATCCTTGAGGGCACGGAGCCTCCGCTCGAAGAGGTCGAGCGCGATCTGAGCGACGACGTGAGCGCCGACAATATCATCCCCGTCGTCGTCGCAAGCGGCATACGGGGCTGCGGCGTGCCCGAGCTCCTCGACCTGATCGTCCGCCAATTCCCGGACGGCGCGCAGGTGGCGCGAACGGCCGAGGACGGCACGAAAGTCACGCCGGCGCAAAGCGGTCCGGTCATCGCTCAAGTCTGCAAGACGTTCGTCCACCCGCAAAGCGGCAAACTCTCGGTGGCGCGCATCTTCAGCGGCACGCTGACTCCCGATGCGCAGCTCACGAGCGTCGGTCATCCCGATGTCAAAGAGCGGCCCGGCGGACTGTACGACCTGCAAGGCAAGACCCAGTCAGCTATCGCAGCCGCCGGGCCCGGAAGCGTCGTCGCCATCGCACGGCTCGAGGCCACGCATACTGGCGACACGCTGTGCACGGGAACCGCGAAAGTCCGCATGCCGGTTCCGAAATTGCTCAAGAGCGCGTTCGCGATGGCCGTTCGGCCGCACGATCGGGCCGACGAAGCAAAACTTTCGCAGCTGATCGTGCGCATGAAAGAAGAAGATCCGAGCATCGCTGCCGAGCGCGCCGAATTCACGGACGAGCTCGTGCTGCGCGGTCACGGTGAGATGCACCTCACGATCACGGTCGAACGGATGCAGCGCAAGTACAACGTGCGGTTGGACACGCAACTGCCGCAGGTGCCGTACCGCGAGACCATCATGACCAAGACGCAGCAGCAGGGTCGCTACAAGCACCAGACCGGCGGACACGGTATGTTCGGCGACGTGCACTTGGAGATCCAACCGCTGCCGCGCGGAAGCGGCATCAAGTTCGCCGACAAGATCGTCGGCGGCGTCGTTCCGAAGCAGTTTTTCCCCGGTGTTGAGAAAGGCGTGCGCGAGGCGCTCGAAAAGGGGCCGATCGGCGGATATCCCGTTGTCGATGTCGGCGTGACCCTCTACGACGGTTCGTATCACAACGTCGATTCCAACGAGGCCTCGTTCAAGATGGCGGCCGCGCTTGCGATGCGCGAGGGGTTGCCCAAATGCCGCCCCAGTCTGCTCGAGCCCATCCAGCGCGTTGAGATCACGGTGCCGAGCGGCTACACGAGCACGGTGATGCAGCACGTCACGGGCAAGCGCGGACAGATCTTGAGTTACGGTGCGAGTGAAGGCCGCGAGGGCTGGGATACGGTGCAGGCGCTCGTGCCGCAAGCAGAGCTCGGCCGATATCTGACCGAACTGCGCACAGCGACTCAAGGGCTCGGATACTTCGTCGCCGAGCACGATCACTTCGAGTTCGCGCCGCCGAAAGTCGTCCAGACGGTCACCGAGGCGCGACGCGAGCCGGTCGCCGCTCGATAG
- a CDS encoding 7-carboxy-7-deazaguanine synthase QueE, translating to MRESATLRVNETFFSVQGEGTLSGAATFFIRLDGCPLRCAWCDTPYALDGTKGTVTDVDALATQAHGVPRVVITGGEPLAQDIGPLVDALDAETHVTVETSGTIFADIPRVALFSVSPKVGSSGYKPKPIILQKFFAAAKGRLQLKFVISDARDLEETLDCLLGLESVLPAGTPIVLQPESGSAGSGTDYHAALRKLAESVLADSRWRRFDVRVLPQLHFLMWGGAAGR from the coding sequence ATGCGCGAATCCGCGACACTACGGGTCAACGAGACGTTTTTTTCCGTCCAAGGCGAGGGGACGCTGAGCGGCGCCGCTACCTTCTTCATACGGCTGGACGGTTGCCCGCTTCGCTGCGCGTGGTGCGATACGCCATACGCGCTCGACGGCACGAAGGGCACGGTGACCGACGTGGACGCGCTCGCGACGCAGGCGCACGGCGTGCCCCGCGTCGTCATCACCGGGGGTGAACCGCTCGCCCAAGACATCGGTCCGCTGGTCGACGCGCTCGATGCCGAGACGCATGTCACCGTCGAGACCAGCGGCACGATCTTCGCGGATATTCCGCGCGTTGCGCTGTTCAGCGTCAGTCCGAAAGTTGGATCGTCAGGCTACAAGCCGAAGCCGATCATCTTGCAGAAATTCTTCGCCGCGGCGAAAGGCCGCTTGCAGCTCAAGTTCGTCATCAGCGACGCGCGCGATCTCGAAGAGACCCTCGATTGTCTGCTCGGATTGGAATCCGTGCTGCCCGCCGGCACGCCGATCGTCTTGCAGCCCGAGAGCGGCAGCGCTGGTTCGGGCACGGATTATCATGCGGCGCTCCGAAAACTTGCGGAATCCGTGCTTGCCGATTCTCGCTGGCGCCGTTTCGACGTTCGTGTGCTTCCGCAGCTGCACTTTCTCATGTGGGGCGGAGCCGCCGGCCGATGA
- a CDS encoding 6-carboxytetrahydropterin synthase has translation MISIEYSCHFDAAHQLALPYDSPCNRRHGHRYTVEICASAERLEHGMVVDYNILKRTVAEFDHCDLNERAEFNAADRQTTAENIATVLAEKLQAAVGARVSIDEVIVRETPRAAARWRRDRA, from the coding sequence ATGATCTCGATCGAGTATTCGTGCCATTTCGATGCGGCCCACCAGCTCGCTCTACCGTACGACTCGCCATGCAACCGGCGACACGGCCACCGCTACACCGTAGAGATCTGCGCGTCCGCAGAGCGGCTCGAACACGGCATGGTCGTCGATTACAACATCCTCAAACGGACGGTCGCTGAGTTCGATCACTGCGATCTCAACGAGCGGGCCGAGTTCAACGCCGCCGATCGGCAGACAACGGCCGAGAACATCGCCACGGTATTGGCCGAGAAGCTGCAAGCGGCTGTCGGCGCGCGGGTGTCGATCGACGAGGTGATCGTGCGCGAAACCCCGCGGGCGGCGGCTAGGTGGCGGCGTGACCGCGCCTGA
- a CDS encoding VOC family protein — translation MTAPDGEHSGAAPPQITGLLESALYVEDVHRSAGFFCGVLGLTPMFESERLIALDAKRSGSLLLFQRGATLEDVETKGGTVPGHDGAGPVHMAFAIPQDSYESWINRLASFGVKIRSEVRWPRGGRSIYFDDPDGHLIELATPGLWPNY, via the coding sequence GTGACCGCGCCTGATGGCGAGCATTCCGGCGCAGCACCCCCGCAGATCACCGGTCTGCTCGAATCGGCGCTGTACGTCGAAGACGTGCACCGGTCGGCGGGGTTCTTCTGCGGCGTGCTTGGTCTTACGCCGATGTTCGAAAGCGAGCGGCTGATCGCGCTCGACGCAAAGCGATCCGGCTCGCTGCTGCTGTTCCAGCGCGGCGCAACGCTTGAGGACGTGGAGACAAAGGGGGGCACCGTCCCCGGTCACGATGGCGCAGGTCCGGTGCACATGGCATTCGCGATTCCGCAAGACTCTTACGAGTCTTGGATCAATCGCCTAGCGTCTTTTGGCGTCAAGATTCGGAGCGAGGTGCGTTGGCCGCGCGGGGGAAGGAGCATCTACTTCGATGATCCGGACGGCCATCTGATCGAACTGGCTACGCCCGGGCTCTGGCCGAACTACTAA
- the rpoZ gene encoding DNA-directed RNA polymerase subunit omega: MKDPKNHSQFGNIDNLLAQIDNKYLLVNVARVRAQQLVNHTEPLVEGSNPEKAVSTAFAEIEEKKLDVTMDENAV; this comes from the coding sequence ATGAAAGATCCCAAAAATCACTCCCAGTTCGGAAACATCGATAACCTGCTCGCTCAAATCGACAACAAGTATTTGCTGGTGAACGTCGCGCGCGTACGCGCACAACAGCTCGTCAATCACACCGAACCCCTCGTCGAAGGCTCCAATCCGGAGAAAGCCGTGAGCACGGCGTTCGCGGAGATCGAAGAAAAGAAGCTCGACGTCACGATGGACGAGAACGCGGTTTAG
- a CDS encoding UBP-type zinc finger domain-containing protein, translating to MKNPMCTHLDHIHNVKPSANGCEDCLKIGATWVHLRECLECGHVGCCDDSVNRHATKHFHATKHPIMRSVERGESWKFCFIDQVMWE from the coding sequence ATGAAAAATCCAATGTGCACCCACCTCGATCACATCCACAACGTCAAGCCGAGTGCGAACGGCTGCGAGGACTGTCTCAAGATAGGCGCCACCTGGGTCCACTTGCGAGAATGTCTGGAGTGCGGCCACGTCGGCTGCTGCGATGATTCGGTCAACAGACACGCCACAAAACACTTTCACGCGACGAAACACCCGATCATGCGATCGGTGGAGCGCGGGGAATCGTGGAAATTCTGCTTCATCGACCAAGTCATGTGGGAGTAG
- a CDS encoding TspO/MBR family protein — translation MPEKIVGLGVSLVICFAAAGLGSLVTAPNIPGWYTQLVKPSWNPPSSVFGPVWTALFGTMAVAAWLVWLDAGSGARIALIAFAAQLVLNIAWSALFFGLHSPRAALIEIAALWLTIALTIAAFASVSRAAAWLLVPYLLWVTFAAYLNYTIVRLNR, via the coding sequence ATGCCTGAAAAAATCGTCGGCCTTGGCGTATCACTCGTCATCTGCTTCGCGGCGGCCGGTCTCGGCTCGCTCGTCACGGCGCCGAACATACCTGGCTGGTACACGCAGCTCGTAAAGCCATCGTGGAATCCGCCCTCGTCGGTGTTCGGGCCCGTATGGACCGCGCTCTTCGGGACAATGGCTGTGGCCGCTTGGCTCGTGTGGCTCGACGCTGGATCCGGCGCGCGTATCGCGCTCATCGCGTTCGCAGCGCAGTTGGTGCTCAATATAGCCTGGTCAGCGCTGTTCTTCGGCTTACACAGCCCGCGCGCGGCGCTCATCGAGATCGCAGCACTTTGGCTGACAATCGCGCTCACGATAGCAGCCTTCGCGTCGGTCTCGCGGGCCGCAGCGTGGCTCTTGGTCCCGTACCTCCTCTGGGTGACGTTCGCAGCGTATCTGAACTACACTATCGTTCGGCTCAATCGGTAG
- a CDS encoding SDR family oxidoreductase: MRILVTGATGYIGGRLVPALTALGHRIRCMSRDPKKLDGRFEGVEVVAGDALDDVSLAAAFADVDVAYYLIHSMGSKEGSFAQRDRDAARTFASAAKSAGVRRVIYLGGLGEPDANLSAHLRSRHEVGSTLREFGPPLTEFRAAIIVGSGSVSFEMIRYLTERLPVMIAPKWVMTLSQPIAVTDVIEYLTRALAQPQTAGKIYEIGGPDVLTYRELMLQYARIRGLKRTMLIVPFFTPRLSSYWVHLVTPISAGIARPLIDGLCSEVIVHDDAARRDFPVEPIGYDQAVRLALDRYQADGPQTTWFDAVDTRSRTEDFHEVTQGMHIDRRTRETTADQTALFDVVRGLGGRRGWLFANWLWALRGALDRLVGGVGLRRGRRSPTQLRVGDALDFWRVEAVDSPRLLRLRAEMKLPGKAWLEFAIDPHEGGADLRQTAFFEPRGLLGQVYWYAVMPFHNFIFGGLAERIVAEAEAASAPQRSRTNA; this comes from the coding sequence GTGCGAATATTGGTCACCGGGGCGACCGGCTACATCGGGGGTCGGCTCGTACCCGCGCTCACCGCTCTCGGACATCGCATCCGTTGCATGTCACGCGATCCAAAGAAGCTTGACGGACGGTTCGAAGGCGTAGAAGTCGTCGCCGGCGATGCGTTAGACGATGTGTCGCTCGCAGCCGCGTTTGCGGACGTGGACGTCGCGTACTACCTCATCCACTCAATGGGTTCCAAGGAGGGTTCGTTCGCACAACGCGATCGCGATGCCGCGCGCACGTTCGCGAGTGCGGCAAAGTCGGCCGGAGTTCGACGCGTGATATACCTCGGCGGTCTTGGTGAGCCGGATGCAAACCTCTCCGCGCATCTGCGCAGCCGCCATGAAGTAGGGTCCACCTTGCGCGAGTTCGGACCGCCGCTGACCGAGTTTCGAGCAGCGATCATCGTGGGCTCAGGGAGCGTTTCGTTCGAAATGATCCGCTACCTGACCGAGCGTTTGCCGGTGATGATCGCACCGAAGTGGGTGATGACTCTGTCGCAGCCCATCGCCGTTACGGATGTGATCGAATATCTCACACGGGCGCTCGCGCAGCCGCAAACCGCCGGCAAGATATATGAGATCGGCGGTCCCGACGTGCTCACGTATCGAGAGCTGATGCTTCAATACGCGCGCATCCGCGGTCTGAAGAGAACGATGCTCATCGTGCCGTTCTTCACACCGCGGCTCTCATCGTATTGGGTTCACCTCGTCACGCCGATTTCGGCCGGCATCGCGCGACCGCTGATTGACGGGTTGTGCAGCGAGGTGATCGTACACGACGACGCGGCACGGCGCGATTTCCCGGTCGAGCCGATCGGGTACGATCAAGCGGTGAGGCTTGCGCTGGACCGCTATCAAGCCGACGGACCGCAGACCACCTGGTTTGACGCAGTCGACACGCGGTCGCGTACGGAGGATTTTCACGAAGTCACGCAAGGTATGCATATCGACCGTCGCACGCGCGAGACCACAGCGGACCAAACGGCGCTCTTCGACGTCGTGCGCGGGCTAGGCGGCAGGCGCGGCTGGCTTTTCGCGAATTGGCTGTGGGCGCTCAGAGGCGCGTTGGATCGACTCGTCGGAGGCGTTGGCCTTCGCCGGGGGAGGCGGTCGCCGACGCAGCTTCGCGTAGGCGACGCCTTAGATTTCTGGCGCGTCGAAGCGGTGGATTCGCCGCGTTTGCTACGGTTGCGAGCAGAGATGAAGCTGCCGGGAAAAGCGTGGCTCGAGTTCGCGATTGACCCTCACGAGGGCGGTGCCGACCTGCGACAGACGGCGTTCTTCGAACCGCGTGGTCTGCTCGGTCAAGTGTATTGGTACGCTGTCATGCCGTTCCACAATTTCATCTTCGGAGGCCTGGCAGAACGCATCGTCGCTGAAGCCGAAGCCGCGTCCGCGCCGCAAAGAAGCAGGACGAATGCCTGA